Proteins from a genomic interval of Rubinisphaera italica:
- a CDS encoding cytochrome P450, whose product MSGARWFSRTWKQMIGQSPFEGDIQPTRIPLYSPFSGRPTLPFPHPWNYQQPLRILETFFHEADGVESSGKHNRYLEILGFAPVFVTRDPGVIRAITTATGDKPGQFDRDTLPSTGIARATGKDTLLFSNGVEWKRQRKLSASPFGKTSLFQPEVFHEFAETFRQTVTERLEILHQRLAESGASKLRVQLEPEIKAVMLELLTNNFFGTDISYVDLRNRFVPALERVIDHIVSDTVWNRLGIPIRKMPAFTAGIAQAKRDDADFEDLTTLVLDARKTNRGHWKQFKSDSPDEALRSNIKVFLAGALEATTSYAAWTLSHLAHDPVAQDQVYSEVKEMTDYSPENLEQAKYFTNVLEETLRLTPSLYFLPRRATADTWIETSDGRKLLLPSGTHILLDIWHANRHEDHWGIEKSGSPATEFVPERWSELAKRGGSSKDNLHFGFGHGPRVCPGKHLGQLEVALAVGAFVKLFRFQAVECKLDAKAGVSTKPADGVLIDLELR is encoded by the coding sequence ATGTCTGGAGCACGATGGTTCTCTCGCACCTGGAAACAGATGATCGGACAAAGTCCGTTTGAAGGGGACATCCAACCGACGCGAATTCCCCTTTATTCTCCGTTCTCAGGACGGCCGACGCTTCCGTTTCCGCATCCCTGGAATTATCAACAGCCGTTGAGGATTCTGGAAACGTTTTTTCATGAAGCGGATGGGGTAGAGTCATCTGGGAAACACAATCGTTATCTCGAAATTTTGGGATTTGCACCCGTTTTCGTGACACGAGATCCGGGAGTCATCCGCGCCATCACAACAGCGACAGGAGATAAGCCGGGGCAGTTCGATCGCGACACTCTTCCTTCAACAGGAATTGCCCGCGCGACAGGCAAAGATACCCTGCTCTTCAGCAACGGAGTCGAGTGGAAACGACAGCGGAAACTGTCCGCTTCTCCATTCGGTAAAACCTCATTGTTTCAGCCGGAAGTTTTTCATGAGTTTGCAGAAACCTTTCGGCAGACAGTGACAGAGCGACTCGAAATTCTCCATCAGCGATTAGCCGAGAGTGGGGCATCGAAATTACGTGTTCAGCTGGAGCCGGAAATCAAAGCCGTGATGCTGGAGTTACTGACCAACAACTTTTTCGGCACCGATATATCATATGTAGATTTACGCAATCGCTTCGTCCCGGCTCTTGAACGAGTGATCGATCATATTGTCAGCGATACCGTCTGGAACCGTCTCGGGATTCCTATTCGCAAAATGCCTGCATTCACTGCTGGCATTGCTCAGGCTAAACGGGATGATGCCGACTTTGAGGATTTGACGACGCTGGTACTAGATGCACGAAAAACAAATCGGGGACACTGGAAGCAATTCAAATCGGATTCTCCCGACGAAGCACTTCGCAGTAACATCAAAGTATTTCTCGCGGGAGCACTCGAAGCAACAACGTCCTATGCTGCGTGGACCTTGTCTCATCTGGCACATGATCCCGTTGCACAGGATCAGGTCTATTCCGAGGTCAAAGAGATGACCGATTACTCTCCGGAGAACCTGGAGCAGGCCAAATACTTCACTAACGTACTTGAAGAAACGTTGCGACTCACGCCGTCACTCTATTTTCTTCCCAGGCGGGCGACAGCTGACACCTGGATCGAAACCTCTGATGGTCGCAAACTTCTACTTCCTTCCGGAACTCATATCCTGCTGGATATCTGGCATGCGAATCGGCACGAGGATCATTGGGGAATTGAGAAATCGGGATCCCCGGCTACGGAGTTTGTCCCGGAACGCTGGAGCGAACTGGCAAAACGTGGAGGCAGCTCGAAAGACAACCTGCATTTTGGATTTGGACACGGACCACGCGTCTGCCCGGGAAAACATTTAGGACAACTTGAAGTCGCGCTGGCAGTTGGGGCATTTGTTAAACTTTTTCGCTTTCAAGCCGTCGAATGTAAACTGGATGCTAAAGCTGGCGTTTCCACTAAGCCTGCGGACGGAGTGTTAATCGACCTGGAGTTGCGTTGA
- a CDS encoding class I SAM-dependent methyltransferase — protein MEVINGHLYDYPKYYDLVFGSDWKAEFDFVQDCCKKFVKKPVKRIFEPACGTGRLMYKLADAGFEVAGNDLNPKAVEFCNKRLEKRGHAPTAEVGDMSDFTVKKKFDAAFNMINSFRHLTTEKQAVGHLKCVAEAIKQGGIFILGLHLNPADVGDDYEAEEEWSARRGHLQVNTRLWSMEYHPKTRTELIGFTYDVYTPSKQFRIEDTTTFRCYTRKHMQQLIKKVPEWELVETYDFHYDIDDPIVVDDDTEDVVYILRKK, from the coding sequence CTGGAAGTCATCAACGGTCACCTATATGATTACCCGAAATATTACGACCTTGTTTTCGGATCTGACTGGAAAGCTGAGTTCGATTTTGTGCAGGATTGCTGCAAGAAGTTTGTTAAAAAGCCTGTGAAACGCATCTTTGAACCTGCCTGCGGCACGGGACGACTGATGTACAAACTGGCGGATGCCGGGTTTGAGGTCGCGGGTAATGATCTGAACCCCAAAGCTGTGGAATTCTGCAATAAGCGTCTGGAAAAACGCGGGCATGCTCCAACAGCCGAAGTTGGGGATATGTCGGACTTTACAGTCAAAAAGAAGTTCGATGCCGCTTTCAATATGATCAATAGTTTTCGACATCTCACCACTGAAAAACAGGCTGTCGGCCACCTGAAATGCGTTGCAGAAGCGATTAAGCAAGGGGGGATTTTTATCCTGGGTCTACACTTGAACCCGGCTGACGTGGGAGACGATTATGAAGCTGAGGAGGAATGGTCGGCTCGCCGTGGCCATTTGCAGGTCAATACTCGCTTGTGGTCGATGGAGTATCACCCCAAAACCCGGACGGAACTAATAGGCTTCACGTACGATGTGTACACACCTTCCAAGCAGTTCCGCATAGAGGATACAACTACATTTCGGTGCTATACTCGGAAGCACATGCAACAACTGATCAAAAAAGTACCCGAATGGGAGTTGGTCGAAACCTACGACTTCCACTATGACATTGATGATCCCATCGTTGTGGACGATGACACAGAAGATGTTGTTTATATCTTGCGAAAAAAATGA
- a CDS encoding glucan biosynthesis protein, with translation MAGADQQRLIPAALAGEASSLRSFSITSFEDLVAYAKLKAARPYQPEQQVAESLQRLSYDDYLKIHFKHDHAIWAKSSPFWIEMFHPGFVQKNQILLNLVQNKREFQVPFNPANFEYNGDLTSSDVPETTRYAGIRLAGRFPGNDDPQEILTFLGSSYFRCRSAGGIYGSSNRGLAVNIGSNQPEEFPVFREFWVVKPDAVSNRQIVYAYMDSPTLTGAYEFTLEHGRETTTIDVRSILYFRAQPERLGIAPITSMWMWGDGLIAPPVDLRPAVHDADGLLVESEEGWTWRPLCRQSYPSVSRISNKEVRGFGLLQRNTEFETYQDSFAQYHKRPSIWIEPKNQWPTGHLELFELTAAHEGIDNIGAYWVPDTTKPLPQGLPISYRISYFQGDLKSKCREYLGVADSFQVRRQSDSKVHLTINFSGPSLADLAQETPVEINLRTTRAEVMHRNLIRRPHGKWSLQLVLEPTSDAPFEIQAGLSDASRKLTETWSYLCPITPPSYEFPQVYTRNE, from the coding sequence GTGGCCGGAGCAGACCAACAACGTTTGATCCCTGCTGCCCTGGCTGGCGAAGCGTCCTCTTTGCGATCGTTCTCCATTACAAGCTTTGAAGATTTAGTGGCTTACGCCAAGTTGAAAGCTGCTCGCCCTTATCAGCCGGAACAGCAGGTGGCCGAGTCGCTCCAGCGATTGAGTTACGATGATTATTTGAAGATTCATTTTAAGCATGACCACGCGATCTGGGCGAAAAGCAGTCCGTTCTGGATCGAAATGTTTCATCCGGGATTTGTGCAGAAGAATCAGATTCTGCTCAATCTGGTGCAGAACAAGCGAGAATTCCAGGTCCCCTTCAACCCGGCAAACTTTGAATACAACGGCGACCTGACAAGCAGCGATGTACCAGAGACGACTCGTTACGCAGGTATTCGACTGGCAGGTCGATTCCCTGGTAATGACGATCCCCAGGAGATCCTGACATTTCTCGGATCGAGTTATTTTCGATGTCGATCTGCTGGTGGAATTTACGGTTCTTCAAATCGAGGGTTAGCCGTCAACATCGGCTCGAATCAACCGGAAGAATTCCCTGTCTTTCGAGAGTTCTGGGTTGTCAAACCGGACGCAGTTTCCAATCGGCAAATTGTATACGCCTATATGGACAGCCCAACGTTAACGGGAGCCTACGAATTCACATTAGAGCATGGGAGAGAGACAACGACCATTGACGTCCGTTCGATTCTCTATTTTCGCGCACAGCCGGAGCGACTCGGCATTGCCCCCATTACAAGTATGTGGATGTGGGGTGATGGTTTAATTGCTCCGCCTGTCGATTTGCGACCAGCCGTTCACGATGCCGATGGCTTACTTGTTGAGTCTGAAGAGGGTTGGACATGGCGACCTTTGTGCCGACAGAGTTATCCCTCCGTAAGCCGAATTTCCAATAAAGAAGTTCGTGGCTTCGGATTGTTGCAACGCAATACGGAATTTGAAACCTATCAAGATTCGTTTGCTCAATATCACAAGCGTCCCAGTATCTGGATTGAGCCCAAAAATCAATGGCCCACCGGTCATCTCGAACTGTTCGAGCTAACCGCCGCTCATGAAGGGATCGACAATATCGGAGCGTACTGGGTTCCCGACACTACTAAGCCGCTACCTCAAGGCCTGCCGATTTCCTATCGCATCTCCTATTTTCAAGGCGATTTGAAATCGAAATGCCGGGAATATCTGGGCGTTGCCGATTCGTTTCAGGTTAGACGCCAGTCCGATTCCAAAGTCCATCTGACAATCAATTTTTCTGGTCCTTCATTGGCCGATCTGGCACAGGAAACCCCCGTCGAGATCAATCTGAGGACCACCAGAGCGGAAGTGATGCACCGCAATTTGATTCGACGACCTCATGGCAAGTGGAGTCTGCAGTTGGTGTTAGAGCCAACTTCAGATGCCCCCTTTGAAATACAGGCTGGCCTCAGTGATGCCAGTCGCAAGTTGACGGAAACATGGAGTTATCTCTGTCCAATCACTCCACCATCGTATGAGTTTCCCCAGGTTTACACACGGAACGAATAA
- the pstC gene encoding phosphate ABC transporter permease subunit PstC, producing MNKERHSLAAKTSFRRTWEQFIQFVLFSCAVVSVVTTAAIIFVLVTESIFGIGDSIAFFQQVPLWSFLTDTKWAPEYGEGKFGILPLVVGTMWVTGIAALIGIPFGLATAIYLSEYASPRTRGYIKPILEILAGIPTVVYGYFALVFITPLIVEPLGRFLGVQVDTFNAISAGFVVGIMIIPMVSSLSEDVLRAVPRGLREAGYALGSTKFDVSVKVVLPAALSGVLASFLLAISRALGETMAVNIAGGVRPNLTMNPFEQICTMTSNIVKMAGSDSPVGSVEYRSIYAVALTLFVITLTMNVISQFILNKYREVYQ from the coding sequence TTGAATAAAGAACGACACAGTTTGGCCGCCAAAACCAGCTTTCGGCGGACCTGGGAACAGTTCATTCAGTTTGTCCTGTTTAGCTGTGCTGTGGTCTCAGTTGTTACAACGGCAGCAATCATTTTTGTTCTGGTCACGGAGTCTATTTTCGGAATTGGCGATTCCATCGCATTTTTCCAGCAGGTTCCTCTCTGGAGCTTTTTAACAGATACCAAATGGGCTCCCGAATACGGGGAAGGGAAATTCGGTATTTTGCCGTTGGTTGTCGGCACCATGTGGGTGACCGGAATTGCGGCTCTGATCGGAATTCCTTTTGGTCTGGCGACCGCTATCTATCTCAGTGAATATGCTTCTCCTCGAACCCGCGGTTATATCAAACCCATACTCGAGATCCTTGCAGGAATTCCGACGGTGGTTTATGGATATTTCGCACTCGTGTTTATTACCCCGTTGATCGTGGAGCCATTAGGGAGATTTCTCGGGGTTCAAGTTGATACATTCAATGCGATCAGTGCCGGATTTGTAGTTGGCATTATGATTATTCCAATGGTCTCCTCGTTAAGCGAAGATGTTTTACGCGCGGTTCCACGTGGATTGCGTGAAGCAGGATATGCACTCGGTTCGACTAAATTTGATGTTTCTGTAAAAGTAGTCCTTCCCGCTGCTCTTTCTGGAGTGCTTGCATCCTTCCTGCTGGCGATCTCACGTGCCTTAGGCGAAACGATGGCGGTAAACATTGCTGGAGGAGTTCGACCGAACCTGACGATGAATCCCTTCGAACAGATTTGTACGATGACATCCAATATCGTCAAAATGGCTGGTTCAGATTCACCAGTCGGAAGTGTCGAGTACCGCAGTATTTATGCTGTCGCGCTGACACTATTTGTAATCACCCTCACGATGAACGTGATCTCACAGTTTATTTTGAACAAGTACCGCGAAGTCTACCAATAA
- the pstB gene encoding phosphate ABC transporter ATP-binding protein PstB: MELNAFENLISKRDGDPPETPNTGTAGSKTPAPKALTKVETRNLDFYYGPLQALFGISMVMPEKSVTALIGPSGCGKSTYLRTLNRMNDIIEGTRITGDILVDNEDIYASQVDVVELRKKVGMVFQKSNPFPKSIYDNVAFGPRIGGIKGKSQLDEIVHRTLKQAAIWDEVKDRLNSSALALSGGQQQRLCIARTLATNPEVILMDEPASALDPASTSRIEDLIFELKKDYTIIIVTHNMQQAARVSDCTAFFFQGRLIEFGTTKSLFTTPREKQTEDYITGRFG, translated from the coding sequence ATGGAACTAAATGCCTTTGAAAATCTGATTTCGAAACGGGATGGCGATCCTCCCGAGACTCCCAATACGGGCACAGCAGGTAGCAAAACACCTGCCCCCAAAGCACTAACAAAAGTGGAAACCCGTAATCTCGATTTCTATTACGGTCCTCTGCAGGCTCTGTTTGGCATTTCCATGGTGATGCCGGAAAAGTCGGTGACTGCCCTCATCGGTCCTTCAGGATGCGGTAAGAGTACTTATCTCCGGACCCTGAATCGAATGAACGACATCATTGAAGGGACGAGGATTACGGGAGATATTCTTGTCGACAATGAAGACATTTACGCGTCTCAGGTCGATGTGGTCGAGTTGCGGAAAAAAGTTGGGATGGTGTTTCAGAAGTCGAATCCATTCCCGAAATCGATTTATGATAATGTCGCTTTTGGTCCCCGAATTGGGGGAATCAAAGGGAAATCACAACTCGATGAGATCGTCCATCGCACCTTAAAGCAGGCCGCGATCTGGGATGAAGTCAAAGATCGACTGAATTCCTCGGCTTTAGCACTCTCCGGTGGACAGCAGCAACGACTGTGTATTGCCCGAACGCTGGCAACGAATCCGGAAGTGATTCTGATGGACGAACCAGCCTCGGCTCTGGACCCTGCTTCGACTTCTCGCATCGAAGATTTGATTTTTGAACTCAAAAAAGACTACACAATTATTATTGTCACGCATAATATGCAACAGGCGGCTCGTGTGAGTGACTGTACAGCATTCTTCTTTCAGGGACGCCTGATTGAATTCGGGACGACAAAATCGCTGTTCACGACACCCCGGGAAAAACAGACCGAAGACTATATCACAGGACGCTTCGGTTAA
- a CDS encoding PstS family phosphate ABC transporter substrate-binding protein — translation MSFKTPKFLFALSLATCSFVVGCTYEEKQGSTAASIVEVAGSSTVFPLSSRVAEKADSAIGVKATVASTGTGTGMERLAKKECDITGASRPMKDSEKEACEENGVEPIELKVGMDGLSVVVNPQNDWCSALTVAQLKKLWEHGSQVTKWKQLDESWPDEPIKLFGPDDKSGTFDYFNEEIIGEVPEGQSPCREDYTPAVQDNVLVEGVKGDKYALGYFGYAYYMMNKDSLKIVGISNTDDPADAVIPTEETVENGTYAPLSRPLFIYVNTESLKTKPDVAKLTKYFLGEGQSAVTEVGYVKLPEATLEQGKAKIDAALGSE, via the coding sequence ATGTCGTTCAAAACACCTAAGTTTTTATTCGCGCTCAGTTTAGCCACCTGCAGTTTTGTGGTGGGATGTACTTATGAGGAGAAGCAGGGTTCGACTGCGGCTTCGATTGTAGAAGTCGCTGGATCGAGCACGGTCTTTCCACTGTCCTCTCGTGTTGCAGAGAAAGCTGATTCTGCAATTGGTGTGAAGGCGACGGTCGCTTCGACAGGAACTGGAACCGGGATGGAGAGACTGGCCAAAAAAGAATGTGACATCACCGGAGCCTCTCGCCCGATGAAGGATTCTGAAAAAGAAGCCTGTGAGGAAAATGGCGTGGAGCCAATTGAACTGAAGGTCGGAATGGATGGACTTTCAGTGGTTGTCAATCCACAAAATGACTGGTGTTCTGCTCTGACAGTTGCTCAGTTGAAGAAACTCTGGGAACATGGCAGTCAAGTGACAAAATGGAAGCAGCTCGATGAATCCTGGCCAGATGAGCCAATCAAACTGTTTGGACCAGATGACAAGTCTGGTACTTTCGACTATTTCAATGAAGAAATCATCGGTGAAGTTCCTGAGGGTCAAAGCCCCTGCCGGGAAGACTACACACCAGCTGTGCAAGACAATGTTTTGGTCGAAGGGGTCAAAGGAGACAAATATGCCCTCGGTTACTTCGGCTATGCCTATTACATGATGAACAAGGACTCGCTCAAAATTGTCGGGATTTCCAACACAGACGATCCTGCTGATGCGGTCATTCCTACTGAAGAAACGGTCGAAAACGGAACCTATGCTCCACTTTCCCGCCCACTGTTCATTTATGTGAATACGGAATCTCTCAAGACAAAGCCTGATGTCGCCAAGCTGACAAAATATTTTCTAGGTGAGGGGCAATCCGCAGTCACAGAAGTTGGTTATGTTAAGCTTCCTGAAGCGACCCTGGAGCAAGGCAAAGCCAAGATTGATGCAGCCTTGGGGTCTGAATAA
- the phoU gene encoding phosphate signaling complex protein PhoU, with amino-acid sequence MSVHLIRDLDNLHRSLMTMCTMVEELIHAAVETLARPDLHKAQELAEQDREIDNYDVAIEEDCLKILALHQPVATDLRRITAVMKISGELERVADLAVHIAERSSCLVGSTFVQVPPKIHTMADNAVNMLHESIDAYVNLDTALARKVCRQDDIVDDLNREIIEHITNLMTQSPDIIEPALHMFSASRHIERVADHATNIAEDVVYLVEGEIVRHRNRSEKIAS; translated from the coding sequence ATGTCCGTTCATCTCATCAGGGATTTAGACAACCTTCATCGTTCCTTAATGACGATGTGCACAATGGTTGAAGAGTTAATTCACGCAGCCGTGGAAACTCTTGCTCGACCAGATCTTCATAAAGCTCAGGAACTGGCCGAGCAGGATCGTGAGATTGATAACTACGATGTGGCCATCGAAGAAGATTGTCTGAAAATACTTGCCCTCCATCAACCAGTTGCCACGGACTTACGACGGATTACGGCCGTTATGAAAATCTCAGGAGAACTCGAACGCGTTGCCGATCTGGCCGTTCACATTGCTGAACGATCCAGTTGTCTCGTCGGTTCGACTTTCGTTCAGGTTCCTCCAAAAATTCATACAATGGCAGATAATGCCGTCAACATGTTGCACGAAAGTATCGATGCGTATGTCAATCTCGATACCGCACTGGCCCGCAAAGTGTGCCGTCAGGACGATATCGTCGATGACCTGAATCGCGAAATTATCGAACATATTACCAACTTGATGACTCAATCCCCAGATATTATCGAACCAGCCTTACACATGTTTTCTGCCTCCAGACACATCGAACGCGTGGCCGATCATGCCACGAACATCGCTGAAGATGTTGTGTATCTGGTGGAAGGGGAAATTGTACGGCATCGGAATCGCTCTGAAAAAATTGCTTCATAA
- the pstA gene encoding phosphate ABC transporter permease PstA: MSDPYYQRLQRRHLVSKIFTGICLIATWFGLVTLAVLMTALVLKATGTWDPTSTGEAKATQNWLTPTLLTNQASSQPEKAGMLASIWGTVWLIVMTAILSIPVGIGAAIYLEEYARENRLTRFIRLNISNLAGIPSIVFGILGLTAFSRMFGLFSEPTVIGIPMGIGMLKIPLPFGKSLISGSLTITLLILPIIIIAAQEALRSVPQSIRHAALALGATKWQTIWSQVLPASLPGIMTGVILSLSRAIGETAPIIVVGAVSFITFNPGYMESVSDLVTDPEVLMQVPASPYTVMPLQIYIWVLNSPDPEFKNVASAAIVVLLTVLLLMNALAVYIRNHFSKRLDW, encoded by the coding sequence ATGTCCGATCCATATTATCAACGTCTTCAACGCAGACACCTGGTCAGTAAAATTTTTACTGGAATTTGTTTGATCGCCACCTGGTTTGGATTGGTCACACTCGCGGTGTTGATGACTGCACTCGTCCTGAAAGCAACAGGAACCTGGGATCCGACATCAACCGGTGAAGCTAAAGCGACTCAAAACTGGCTCACTCCGACCTTACTGACTAATCAGGCCTCCTCCCAACCGGAGAAAGCCGGGATGCTTGCCAGTATCTGGGGAACTGTCTGGTTGATTGTGATGACTGCAATTTTGAGTATTCCTGTGGGTATTGGTGCAGCGATCTATCTTGAAGAATATGCCCGAGAAAACAGGCTGACTCGATTCATTCGGCTCAATATTTCGAATCTGGCGGGTATTCCTTCAATCGTCTTTGGTATTCTGGGACTGACTGCATTTTCCAGGATGTTCGGTCTGTTTTCTGAGCCGACAGTCATCGGAATTCCCATGGGAATTGGCATGCTGAAAATTCCACTTCCATTTGGAAAGTCTCTGATCAGTGGATCACTGACAATTACTCTGTTGATTCTGCCAATTATTATCATTGCTGCCCAGGAAGCATTACGTTCTGTCCCGCAATCGATTCGACATGCGGCTCTGGCACTTGGAGCGACGAAATGGCAGACAATCTGGTCTCAAGTGCTTCCCGCTTCTTTGCCCGGAATTATGACCGGTGTCATCCTTTCACTATCACGAGCGATTGGCGAGACGGCTCCAATTATTGTTGTGGGTGCGGTTTCCTTTATCACATTTAATCCCGGCTACATGGAAAGCGTGAGTGATCTGGTCACTGATCCCGAAGTTTTAATGCAGGTTCCTGCTAGTCCATACACTGTGATGCCACTGCAAATATACATCTGGGTGCTCAACTCACCGGATCCTGAATTCAAAAATGTAGCATCTGCTGCCATTGTCGTCCTATTGACCGTACTTCTGCTTATGAATGCATTAGCCGTCTACATTCGAAATCATTTTTCCAAGCGTCTCGACTGGTGA
- a CDS encoding response regulator — MSQQTIQIIEDERSISDALAYNLQKDGFEVISSTDGQDGLRRAQANLPDLIVLDLMLPVLDGLEVCRQLRSDSRTKHIRILMLTAKSEEVDEIVGFSMGADDYVTKPFKIKPLISRIKALLRRPTSKNNAQDSVTCRGVFVDRVNHRVTVNNEELPLTPTEFKLLWTLARQAGRPFRRNELMDTCRGEDANALERTIDVHIRSLRQKLEKAGDLIETVRGVGYRFRPE; from the coding sequence ATGAGCCAACAGACAATACAGATTATCGAAGATGAGCGTTCCATTTCGGATGCGCTGGCCTACAATCTTCAAAAAGACGGTTTTGAGGTGATCTCCTCAACAGATGGTCAGGACGGCTTACGACGGGCTCAGGCCAATCTGCCTGACCTGATTGTTCTCGACCTGATGCTCCCCGTGCTCGACGGCTTGGAAGTTTGCCGACAATTGCGGTCAGACTCCCGCACCAAGCACATTCGTATTCTGATGCTGACTGCCAAAAGTGAAGAAGTCGACGAAATTGTCGGCTTCAGTATGGGAGCAGATGATTACGTCACCAAGCCATTCAAAATCAAACCGCTGATCAGCCGCATCAAAGCCCTGCTCCGACGGCCAACTTCCAAGAACAATGCTCAGGATTCTGTCACCTGCCGCGGAGTTTTTGTTGATCGTGTGAACCATCGTGTCACCGTCAACAATGAAGAACTTCCGCTCACTCCCACAGAATTCAAACTGCTCTGGACACTCGCCCGACAGGCTGGTCGTCCCTTCCGACGCAACGAATTGATGGACACCTGCCGCGGAGAAGATGCCAACGCACTTGAGAGAACGATCGATGTTCACATCCGCTCGCTTCGCCAGAAACTGGAAAAGGCAGGTGACCTGATCGAAACAGTCCGCGGTGTCGGTTATCGGTTCCGACCGGAGTAA